From Pan troglodytes isolate AG18354 chromosome 11, NHGRI_mPanTro3-v2.0_pri, whole genome shotgun sequence, the proteins below share one genomic window:
- the PHPT1 gene encoding 14 kDa phosphohistidine phosphatase isoform X1: MAAADLALIPDVDIDSDGVFKYVLIRVHSAPRSGAPAAESKEIVRGYKWAEYHADIYDKVSGDMQKQGCDCECLGGGRISHQSQDKKIHVYGYSMAYGPAQHAISTEKIKAKYPDYEVTWANDGY, from the exons ATGGCGGCGGCGGACCTCGCTCTCATTCCTGATGTGGACATCGACTCCGACGGCGTCTTCAAGTATGTGCTGATCCGAGTCCACTCGGCTCCCCGCTCCGGGGCTCCGGCTGCAGAGAGCAAGGAAATCGTGCGCGGCTACAAGTGGGCTGAGTACCATG CGGACATCTACGACAAAGTGTCGGGCGACATGCAGAAGCAAGGCTGTGACTGTGAGTGTCTGGGCGGCGGGCGCATCTCCCACCAGAGTCAGGACAAGAAGATTCACGTGTACGGCTATTCCATG GCCTATGGTCCTGCCCAGCACGCCATTTCAACTGAGAAAATCAAAGCCAAGTACCCCGACTACGAGGTCACCTGGGCTAACGATGGCTACTGA
- the RABL6 gene encoding rab-like protein 6 isoform X1 — protein MFSALKKLVGSDQAPGRDKNIPAGLQSMNQALQRRFAKGVQYNMKIVIRGDRNTGKTALWHRLQGRPFLEEYIPTQEIQVTSIHWSYKTTDDIVKVEVWDVVDKGKCKKRGDGLKMENDPQEAESEMALDAEFLDVYKNCNGVVMMFDITKQWTFNYILRELPKVPTHVPVCVLGNYRDMGEHRVILPDDVRDFIDNLDRPPGSSYFRYAESSMKNSFGLKYLHKFFNIPFLQLQRETLLRQLETNQLDMDATLEELSVQQETEDQNYGIFLEMMEARSRGHASPLAANGQSPSSGSQSPVVPAGAVSTGSSSPGTPQPAPQLPLNAAPPSSVPPVPPSEALPPPACPSAPAPRRSIISRLFGTSPATEAAPPPPEPVPAAEAPATVQSVEDFVPDDRLDRSFLEDTTPARDEKKVGAKAAQQDSDSDGEALGGNPMVAGFQDDVDLEDQPRGSPPLPAGPVPSQDITLSSEEEAEVAGPTKGPAPAPQQCSEPETKWSSIPASKPRRGTAPTRTAAPPWPGGASVRTGPEKRSSTRPPAEMEPGKGEQASSSESDPEGPIAAQMLSFVMDDPDFESEASDTQRRADEFPVRDDPSDVTDEDEGPAQLPPPPKLPLPAFRLKNDSDLFGLGLEEAGPKESSEEGKEGKTPSKEKKKKKKGKEEEEKAAKKKSKHKKSKDKEEGKEERRRRQQRPPRSRERTAADELEAFLGGGAPGGRHPGGGDYEEL, from the exons TGAAGATAGTGATCCGGGGCGACAGGAACACGGGCAAGACAGCGCTGTGGCACCGCCTGCAGGGCCGGCCGTTCCTGGAGGAGTACATCCCCACACAGGAGATCCAGGTCACCAGCATCCACTGGAGCTACAAGA CCACGGATGACATCGTGAAGGTTGAAGTCTGGGATGTAGTAGACAAAG gAAAATGCAAAAAGCGAGGCGACGGCTTAAAGATGGAGAACGACCCCCAGGAG GCGGAGTCTGAAATGGCCCTGGATGCTGAGTTCCTGGACGTGTACAAGAACTGCAACGGGGTGGTCATGATGTTCGACATTACCAAGCAGTG GACCTTCAATTACATTCTCCGGGAGCTTCCGAAAGTGCCCACCCACGTGCCAGTGTGCGTGCTGGGGAACTACCGGGACATGGGCGAGCACCGAGTCATCCTGCCGGACGACGTGCGTGACTTCATCGACAACCTGGAcag ACCTCCAGGCTCCTCCTACTTCCGCTATGCTGAGTCTTCCATGAAGAACAGCTTCGGCCTAAAGTACCTTCATAAGTTCTTCAATATCCCATTTTTGCAGCTTCAG AGGGAGACGCTGTTGCGGCAGCTGGAGACGAACCAGCTGGACATGGACGCCACGCTGGAGGAGCTGTCGGTGCAGCAGGAGACGGAGGACCAGAACTACGGCAT CTTCCTGGAGATGATGGAGGCTCGCAGCCGTGGCCATGCGTCCCCACTGGCGGCCAACGGGCAGAGCCCATCCTCGGGCTCCCAGTCACCAGTGGTGCCTGCAGGTGCCGTGTCCACGGGGAGCTCCAGCCCCGGCACACCCCAGCCCGCCCCACAGCTGCCCCTCAATGCTGCCCCACCATCCTCTGTGCCCCCTGTACCACCCTCAgaggccctgcccccacctgcgTGCCCCTCAGCCCCCGCCCCACGGCGCAGCATCATCTCTAGGCTGTTTGGGACGTCACCTGCCACCGAGGCAGCCCCTCCACCTCCAG AGCCAGTCCCGGCCGCAGAGGCCCCAGCAACAGTCCAGAGTGTGGAGGACTTTGTTCCCGACGACCGCCTGGACCGCAGCTTCCTGGAAGACACGACCCCTGCCAGGGACGAGAAGAAGGTGGGGGCCAAGGCTGCCCAGCAGGACAGCGACAG TGATGGGGAGGCCCTGGGCGGCAACCCGATGGTGGCAGGGTTCCAGGACGACGTGGACCTCGAAGACCAGCCACGTGGGAGTCCCCCGCTGCCTGCAGGCCCCGTCCCCAGTCAAGACATCACTCTTTCGAGTGAGGAGGAAGCAGAAGTGGCAGGTCCCACAAAAGGCCCTGCCCCAGCTCCCCAGCAGTGCTCAGAGCCAGAGACCAAGTG GTCCTCCATACCAGCTTCGAAGCCACGGAGGGGGACAGCTCCCACGAGGACCGCAGCACCCCCCTGGCCAGGCGGTGCCTCTGTTCGCACAGGTCCGGAGAAGCGCAGCAGCACCAGGCCCCCTGCTGAGATGGAGCCGGGGAAGGGTGAGCAGGCCTCCTCGTCGGAGAGTGACCCCGAGGGACCCATTGCTGCACAAATGCTGTCCTTCGTCATGGATGACCCCGACTTTGAGAGCGAGGCATCAGACACACAGCGCAGGGCG GATGAGTTTCCCGTGCGAGATGACCCCTCCGATGTGACTGACGAGGATGAGGGCCCTGCccagctgcccccaccccccaagctCCCTCTCCCCGCCTTCAGACTGAAGAATGACTCGGACCTCtttgggctggggctggaggaggccGGACCCAAGGAGAGCAGTGAGGAAG GTAAGGAGGGCAAAACCCCCTctaaggagaagaagaagaagaaaaaaggcaaagag GAGGAAGAAAAGGCTGCCAAGAAGAAGAGCAAACACAAGAAGAGCAAGGACAAGGAGGAGGGCAAGGaggagcggcggcggcggcagcagcggcCCCCGCGCAGCAGGGAGAGGACGGCTGCCGATGAGCTGGAGGCTTTCCTGGGGGGCGGGGCCCCGGGCGGCCGCCACCCTGGGGGTGGCGACTACGAGGAGCTCTAG
- the RABL6 gene encoding rab-like protein 6 isoform X2 — MENDPQEAESEMALDAEFLDVYKNCNGVVMMFDITKQWTFNYILRELPKVPTHVPVCVLGNYRDMGEHRVILPDDVRDFIDNLDRPPGSSYFRYAESSMKNSFGLKYLHKFFNIPFLQLQRETLLRQLETNQLDMDATLEELSVQQETEDQNYGIFLEMMEARSRGHASPLAANGQSPSSGSQSPVVPAGAVSTGSSSPGTPQPAPQLPLNAAPPSSVPPVPPSEALPPPACPSAPAPRRSIISRLFGTSPATEAAPPPPEPVPAAEAPATVQSVEDFVPDDRLDRSFLEDTTPARDEKKVGAKAAQQDSDSDGEALGGNPMVAGFQDDVDLEDQPRGSPPLPAGPVPSQDITLSSEEEAEVAGPTKGPAPAPQQCSEPETKWSSIPASKPRRGTAPTRTAAPPWPGGASVRTGPEKRSSTRPPAEMEPGKGEQASSSESDPEGPIAAQMLSFVMDDPDFESEASDTQRRADEFPVRDDPSDVTDEDEGPAQLPPPPKLPLPAFRLKNDSDLFGLGLEEAGPKESSEEGKEGKTPSKEKKKKKKGKEEEEKAAKKKSKHKKSKDKEEGKEERRRRQQRPPRSRERTAADELEAFLGGGAPGGRHPGGGDYEEL, encoded by the exons ATGGAGAACGACCCCCAGGAG GCGGAGTCTGAAATGGCCCTGGATGCTGAGTTCCTGGACGTGTACAAGAACTGCAACGGGGTGGTCATGATGTTCGACATTACCAAGCAGTG GACCTTCAATTACATTCTCCGGGAGCTTCCGAAAGTGCCCACCCACGTGCCAGTGTGCGTGCTGGGGAACTACCGGGACATGGGCGAGCACCGAGTCATCCTGCCGGACGACGTGCGTGACTTCATCGACAACCTGGAcag ACCTCCAGGCTCCTCCTACTTCCGCTATGCTGAGTCTTCCATGAAGAACAGCTTCGGCCTAAAGTACCTTCATAAGTTCTTCAATATCCCATTTTTGCAGCTTCAG AGGGAGACGCTGTTGCGGCAGCTGGAGACGAACCAGCTGGACATGGACGCCACGCTGGAGGAGCTGTCGGTGCAGCAGGAGACGGAGGACCAGAACTACGGCAT CTTCCTGGAGATGATGGAGGCTCGCAGCCGTGGCCATGCGTCCCCACTGGCGGCCAACGGGCAGAGCCCATCCTCGGGCTCCCAGTCACCAGTGGTGCCTGCAGGTGCCGTGTCCACGGGGAGCTCCAGCCCCGGCACACCCCAGCCCGCCCCACAGCTGCCCCTCAATGCTGCCCCACCATCCTCTGTGCCCCCTGTACCACCCTCAgaggccctgcccccacctgcgTGCCCCTCAGCCCCCGCCCCACGGCGCAGCATCATCTCTAGGCTGTTTGGGACGTCACCTGCCACCGAGGCAGCCCCTCCACCTCCAG AGCCAGTCCCGGCCGCAGAGGCCCCAGCAACAGTCCAGAGTGTGGAGGACTTTGTTCCCGACGACCGCCTGGACCGCAGCTTCCTGGAAGACACGACCCCTGCCAGGGACGAGAAGAAGGTGGGGGCCAAGGCTGCCCAGCAGGACAGCGACAG TGATGGGGAGGCCCTGGGCGGCAACCCGATGGTGGCAGGGTTCCAGGACGACGTGGACCTCGAAGACCAGCCACGTGGGAGTCCCCCGCTGCCTGCAGGCCCCGTCCCCAGTCAAGACATCACTCTTTCGAGTGAGGAGGAAGCAGAAGTGGCAGGTCCCACAAAAGGCCCTGCCCCAGCTCCCCAGCAGTGCTCAGAGCCAGAGACCAAGTG GTCCTCCATACCAGCTTCGAAGCCACGGAGGGGGACAGCTCCCACGAGGACCGCAGCACCCCCCTGGCCAGGCGGTGCCTCTGTTCGCACAGGTCCGGAGAAGCGCAGCAGCACCAGGCCCCCTGCTGAGATGGAGCCGGGGAAGGGTGAGCAGGCCTCCTCGTCGGAGAGTGACCCCGAGGGACCCATTGCTGCACAAATGCTGTCCTTCGTCATGGATGACCCCGACTTTGAGAGCGAGGCATCAGACACACAGCGCAGGGCG GATGAGTTTCCCGTGCGAGATGACCCCTCCGATGTGACTGACGAGGATGAGGGCCCTGCccagctgcccccaccccccaagctCCCTCTCCCCGCCTTCAGACTGAAGAATGACTCGGACCTCtttgggctggggctggaggaggccGGACCCAAGGAGAGCAGTGAGGAAG GTAAGGAGGGCAAAACCCCCTctaaggagaagaagaagaagaaaaaaggcaaagag GAGGAAGAAAAGGCTGCCAAGAAGAAGAGCAAACACAAGAAGAGCAAGGACAAGGAGGAGGGCAAGGaggagcggcggcggcggcagcagcggcCCCCGCGCAGCAGGGAGAGGACGGCTGCCGATGAGCTGGAGGCTTTCCTGGGGGGCGGGGCCCCGGGCGGCCGCCACCCTGGGGGTGGCGACTACGAGGAGCTCTAG
- the AJM1 gene encoding apical junction component 1 homolog yields the protein MTRTDPPDLLVSTVYQDIKVATPGPASKRSPCEQSVARPAEPAPFNKRHCRSFDFLEALDGPAMETLPEPPPPESAVPRARTREAEPRRRARSKSAPRAPPGLTPAPASPPVLPRRGREAQRAARAEASPRREPAYPALRALANELHPIKLQPQRGGPGRIAPLCAAAGRCAPPEPPAGPAPHVRCRLDIKPDDAVLQHATRGSRSCGPTEAAHWARPAPQFHGLTVPGPRHMALSRTPTPSDSYCADPRAFYCDGPLPGPRDYAERRSLPFTTPPGPTQFFYTEEPQGFRGSFAASPGPTFDAYCPRPYPSEELPGPSPRRMGGYYAGEVRTFPIQEPPSRSYYGEAPRAYGLPYGPRYVPEEPRAHSTARPFYTEDFGRYRERDVLARTYPHPRSSPAWADWGPRPYRTLQVVPPSDPDPLLASWHGGTGTSPPRLATDSRHYSRSWDNILAPGPRREDPLGRGRSYENLLGREVREPRGVSPEGRRPPVVVNLSTSPRRYAALSLSETSLTEKGRAGEGLGRNWYVTPEITITDNDLRATERPSARAWELPGGRTRPPPHAAPDGPTSGRQRSLEQLDELITDLVIDSRPTAGQASEPPADCLGPQLRRLLDSRPAGSGAPALAPPRSPPASAGSAEEPAAPGEAADASPEPSADEDDLMTCSNARCRRTETMFNACLYFKSCHSCYTYYCSRLCRREDWDAHKARCVYGRVGSVCRHVLQFCRDSGPVHRAFSRIARVGFLSRGRGVLFLGFPSPGSADNFLRFGLEGLLLSPTYLSLRELATHAAPLGSYARELAAAGRLYEPAECFLLSVSVAVGPGTAPPGTPALPAPAPRSHGPTVRKFAKVALAAGSPARPPPARSREPDMETLILTPPPGTAGLDQDGEAGRRAREVAFIHIQRELRLRGVFLRHEFPRVYEQLCEFVEANRRFTPTTIYPTDRRTGRPFMCMIMAASEPRALDWVASANLLDDIM from the coding sequence ATGACCCGTACGGACCCTCCGGACCTGCTGGTGTCGACCGTGTACCAGGACATCAAGGTGGCGACCCCGGGACCCGCGTCCAAGCGCTCGCCATGTGAGCAATCCGTGGCCCGGCCTGCTGAGCCCGCGCCTTTCAACAAGCGCCACTGCCGCAGCTTCGACTTCCTGGAGGCGCTGGACGGGCCGGCCATGGAGACCCTGCCGGAGCCACCGCCGCCGGAGTCCGCTGTGCCGCGCGCCCGGACCCGCGAAGCCGAGCCACGCCGCCGCGCCCGCTCCAAGAGTGCGCCCCGCGCGCCCCCGGGCCTGACGCCCGCGCCCGCCTCGCCGCCGGTGTTGCCCCGCCGAGGGCGGGAGGCCCAGCGTGCGGCGCGGGCCGAGGCATCGCCGCGCCGGGAGCCCGCGTACCCGGCGCTCCGCGCCCTTGCCAACGAGCTGCATCCCATCAAGTTGCAGCCGCAGCGGGGCGGCCCCGGCCGCATCGCGCCCCTGTGCGCCGCCGCGGGCCGCTGCGCACCGCCCGAGCCACCCGCGGGTCCCGCCCCCCACGTGCGCTGCCGCCTGGACATCAAGCCAGACGACGCAGTGCTCCAGCACGCCACCCGGGGCTCGCGGTCCTGCGGGCCCACCGAGGCCGCGCACTGGGCCCGCCCCGCCCCGCAGTTCCACGGCCTCACGGTGCCCGGACCCCGCCACATGGCGCTGTCGCGCACCCCGACGCCCAGCGACTCATACTGTGCGGATCCCCGGGCGTTCTACTGCGACGGGCCCCTGCCTGGGCCCCGGGACTACGCCGAGCGCCGCAGTCTGCCCTTCACCACCCCGCCGGGCCCCACCCAGTTCTTCTATACAGAGGAGCCCCAAGGCTTCCGGGGCAGCTTTGCAGCCAGTCCCGGCCCAACCTTCGACGCCTACTGCCCCAGGCCCTATCCGTCCGAGGAGCTCCCAGGGCCCAGTCCAAGGCGCATGGGCGGCTACTACGCAGGAGAGGTGCGCACCTTCCCAATCCAGGAACCGCCCTCCCGCTCCTACTATGGGGAGGCTCCACGAGCCTACGGCCTGCCCTACGGGCCCCGCTATGTCCCCGAGGAGCCCCGGGCCCACTCCACCGCCCGCCCCTTTTACACGGAGGACTTCGGAAGGTACCGCGAGCGCGACGTCCTGGCTCGGACGTACCCGCACCCGCGCAGCAGCCCGGCCTGGGCGGACTGGGGCCCGCGACCGTACCGCACCCTGCAAGTGGTGCCGCCCTCTGACCCCGACCCGTTGCTCGCCTCCTGGCACGGCGGCACCGGCACCAGTCCGCCCCGGCTGGCCACCGACAGCCGCCACTACTCGCGCTCCTGGGACAACATTCTGGCCCCGGGGCCGCGCCGAGAAGACCCGTTGGGCCGCGGCCGCAGCTACGAGAACCTGCTGGGGCGCGAGGTGCGGGAGCCGCGAGGCGTGTCCCCCGAAGGCCGGCGCCCGCCCGTCGTCGTGAACCTGTCCACCTCTCCCAGACGCTACGCCGCACTGTCCCTGTCCGAGACGTCGCTGACGGAGAAGGGCCGCGCGGGCGAGGGCCTGGGCCGCAACTGGTACGTGACGCCCGAGATCACCATCACTGACAATGACCTGCGCGCCACCGAGCGCCCGAGCGCCAGGGCCTGGGAGTTGCCCGGGGGCCGCACGCGGCCACCTCCCCACGCGGCCCCCGACGGCCCCACCTCTGGCCGCCAGCGGAGCCTAGAGCAGCTGGACGAGCTCATCACGGACCTGGTCATCGACTCGCGACCCACTGCCGGCCAGGCCTCAGAGCCCCCGGCCGACTGCCTGGGCCCCCAACTGCGCCGACTGCTGGACTCGCGGCCCGCGGGCTCCGGAGCCCCCGCGCTGGCGCCGCCACGCTCGCCCCCCGCCTCGGCCGGCAGCGCCGAGGAGCCCGCGGCCCCGGGAGAGGCGGCCGACGCGTCCCCCGAACCCAGCGCCGACGAGGACGACCTGATGACCTGCTCCAATGCGCGCTGCCGGCGCACCGAGACCATGTTCAACGCCTGCCTCTACTTCAAGTCCTGCCACAGCTGCTACACCTACTACTGCTCGCGCCTGTGCCGCCGCGAGGACTGGGACGCCCACAAGGCGCGCTGCGTGTACGGCCGCGTGGGCAGCGTGTGCCGCCACGTGCTGCAGTTTTGCCGCGACAGCGGCCCGGTGCACCGCGCTTTCTCGCGCATCGCTCGTGTCGGCTTCCTGTCGCGCGGCCGCGGCGTGCTCTTCCTGGGCTTCCCAAGTCCAGGCTCGGCCGACAACTTCCTGCGCTTTGGCCTGGAGGGGCTGCTGCTATCCCCCACCTACCTATCGCTGCGTGAGCTGGCCACACACGCGGCGCCCCTGGGCAGCTACGCGCGCGAGCTGGCGGCCGCTGGGCGCCTCTACGAACCGGCAGAGTGCTTCCTGCTCAGCGTGTCCGTGGCCGTGGGACCCGGCACCGCGCCACCGGGGACACCCGCCCTGCCCGCGCCCGCGCCACGCAGCCACGGGCCAACAGTGCGCAAGTTCGCCAAGGTAGCGCTGGCGGCCGGCAGCCCCGCGCGGCCGCCCCCGGCGCGGAGCCGCGAGCCCGACATGGAGACGCTGATCCTGACGCCACCGCCGGGCACGGCGGGCCTGGATCAGGACGGCGAGGCGGGCCGGCGCGCGCGCGAGGTGGCCTTCATCCACATCCAGCGCGAGCTGCGGCTGCGCGGCGTCTTCCTGCGCCACGAGTTCCCGCGCGTCTACGAGCAGCTTTGCGAGTTCGTCGAGGCCAACAGGCGCTTCACGCCCACCACCATCTACCCCACGGACCGGCGCACCGGCCGCCCCTTCATGTGCATGATCATGGCCGCCTCCGAGCCGCGCGCGCTCGACTGGGTGGCCAGCGCCAACCTGCTGGACGACATCATGTGA
- the PHPT1 gene encoding 14 kDa phosphohistidine phosphatase isoform X2, translating to MAAADLALIPDVDIDSDGVFKYVLIRVHSAPRSGAPAAESKEIVRGYKWAEYHADIYDKVSGDMQKQGCDCECLGGGRISHQSQDKKIHVYGYSMMRPTCVPLGASGPRIHHQGLWSCPARHFN from the exons ATGGCGGCGGCGGACCTCGCTCTCATTCCTGATGTGGACATCGACTCCGACGGCGTCTTCAAGTATGTGCTGATCCGAGTCCACTCGGCTCCCCGCTCCGGGGCTCCGGCTGCAGAGAGCAAGGAAATCGTGCGCGGCTACAAGTGGGCTGAGTACCATG CGGACATCTACGACAAAGTGTCGGGCGACATGCAGAAGCAAGGCTGTGACTGTGAGTGTCTGGGCGGCGGGCGCATCTCCCACCAGAGTCAGGACAAGAAGATTCACGTGTACGGCTATTCCATG ATGAGACCCACGTGCGTCCCTCTGGGCGCCTCAGGCCCCAGGATCCACCATCAAG GCCTATGGTCCTGCCCAGCACGCCATTTCAACTGA